TCCTCATCTTATAAACATGTGATTTTGGGTTACTATGGTCAGGGTTGCTCTTTAAAAGATgctggttttattattatatagatgtCACATACATAAATGCAGGTTTTCCAAAAGCAAACCTCTGTTCATGGTGCTAGAATAAGagattcaaatgtaaataaaagtgatttcCAAGTCTAAAACTAGAAAAgcaattaaatcaattaatataTGCTCCTCCTTTAACCTTTTTGCatgagaaatgtgttgagaaatctgctctccattaaacagaaattagggaaaaataaacaggggggctgataattctgacttcaactgtatatgcattccCTGCAGTAAAACTGCATTAATAACTCTTGTTAATATCTAAAACTGGACAAATGTGTAATATGTTTATATGTAATTTGATCATTATGTACCCTCtcgtatgtgtttatttttatttcttttttaagaaATAAGAAAAACTATTGAAATAAGAATAGTTTATGAAATAAGAAACTGTTCATGAttcttgttaataaaaaaataaagaaattgaaaatagtcacataagaGCATTTCTATGCAGatatcaaccttgccatgaaaaaacgAAGCTTCagccaaaatagcgaaaccgtttctacatttttggtgtagcaaatattttacagtagTTAAAAACTACTCAGTGTCTccgtcaatgtttttaaactattatatttgatttagccAAGTCACACAAGCGCCACCTTCACATCTGCCCCACACAGCGAAACATTTACCtcataaatgtaaaatcaaatcaaatcaatcatgtttgttctagtGAGCAACTCTTCTCCTTCTCATTAGCGCtgtttcttttgggttgagcAGTTTAATTCACTGAATTTCTACAAGTATGTTGTGTACTGACTCGCTAACTGTTTTGGTCACagccataatgcatgtttatacagattgatatttttctgatcccataactctggggtttgttgttttggaaaatataaacagatgtttcaatctAATGTTATGTAAGACTTTCTCTGtgaattaaaatgtaaagatttggatgcaaatgtcacatccataacgctggaattgctcataaacATTTCACCGGAAGTTATGGTGTGTTCTTAATTGCTGTACATAAACAACAACATTGTAGACAATATAAAGAGAGGTTATGAAACGATTTGGggtgaatatataaatatttgtgtgtgtgtgtggactatcttAAAGTACCAGCAAAAATTTTAATTAGAATTAgtgtttaatataaataatgtaggcTGCTTTCTTTTACCATCCAGCAGATGTCGACATTACTCCTCTCAGTCTTTTCATCGAGTCTTTCCGCGGAAATAAAGCAGGATATTAACCTAATAACAGAAAGTAAGCTAGATGTTTCTCCTTTTCCCTTCAACAGCTGACAACCCGAATATAAAAGCGCTTTTGGTCAAAATATGTGCCGTAAAATCGCCTCACTACAGATATTCGCGCCTTTTTCTCTTCAGCGCGCTGTGTCTGCGCATGCGCCAAATCAAGAAAGCGCGCGGTAGTTTCACTAATTCCTTTGATTAACAATAGCTGACATTTATTTTTCACAAAGTTGTACGTTACCGTGTGTTTAAGCGGTGTATTTACACGAATACAGTTCACTGAACATACAACTGTCGCCATTTTGGAAGGACACTACTGTATAACAGTAGGTAGgctatacactatacactatacacaCTCCCTAAATGATCTCATTTGGACTAATGTAATGATGTGCACCTTTTTGTAAAGCTGATTAGCAAGTTGGAAcgataataattgtgaaaatcACTATAAACCTGAATTGCAGTGTATTTCAGGAATATTGATGTACTCTGTAAAACATAGAGTAGATTTTAAACAGCATTTATCTAATCAAGACTGTTGGTATTGTAAAGTTTGCATTGTGTTAGTAGCTAACATGAATAACAAAGTTTTATATTATTAGTTCACAAAGAATTAATGCAAAGTTTTAAATGAAGGAGTTTAATACTGAACCCAGTTTAAAGACAGTCAGTTTGGAGACACACAATGCTCATCACACACACTTATgggaaaataaatctttatttttgtgtgttcTCCTGTCTAATCAATGGTTTTACTTGACCTGATTCAGACACAAACACAATCTCATGCACAGTTCAAAAAATAAAGCAGATTTGATCATCATTTCTCTGGTGTGCTACAGGCAATAGGAGAGGGATTAAACACAATCTGGAGCTCCAGCTGTAGAACAGCAGCTCCTCACTGAGGAAAACTGCATTATCCATTTAGTCCATctgattctgtgtgtgtgttgggctGAGAGCATCCGCCGCCGccgccggtgtgtgtgtgtgatgaatatATGATTCTCTGAGCTGCTGATTTTACTGTAGATTTAACATCATTTACAGAATGCCGTATTTGGCCAGATCACTGAGCTCCATGTCTCCAAACGCTTCCCAAGGGCAGACCACAGTGATGTCTGTCGACAGACCAGAGGAAGAAAACCGTCAGCCTCATGTCATTCAAAACACTCAGATtcactcaatatatatatatgtctcttGGTGTAATTTAAGCTAATTTAATCCaacacaaagcatgctgggaactgcATATCCACTAACCGGTTACACCAACATAATTTATTTACAGCGTAATCACTGAATGATGAAGTTaacaatgtttttacaaatgtaggtGGAGtaaactaaatacaaataaactgtACACATCAATAACaagacttgtgttgtttcagcttaggATGTGTGAACTCTGCATTACCTGTGCCGAGACCCTCCATTCCTGGGATGTCGTCCCCGAAGCCCTTCTGTCCGGGTTTGGGAGCCTTGCTCTTGAAGGTGCGAGTGGTCCTCTGCTTGAACTTTGGTGGTCCTCCTCTCTTCTCAACGGGTTCTGCAACGTCCATTTCTGACAggtgctgaaacacacacagtaTTTCCCTCTTAATATCATCACTGTGCTTCACACTTTACTTTACTGTACACGTCACGCTATTAACACACATGAACTGACACCTGATCTGACCCGACAGGTGACCTGCTAATCTCCTCTTCTGGGATTGTGCTAATGCTAATCTattgatttaaaataagctaTCCAGTAATATTACACAACTGTACAAAACAAGGATATAACCCTACtctcacacaacacacacatgtgCAAACACTGTCCCTCCATTAAGGAtataaaacacactcacacacacacacacacacgcacacacactcacacattcttCAGTAGCGAGTGGGAATGTGTGTTAGCCGTTGTTTTGTCTGCTGCATGTTCTGATATGTGTTGGTAAATGATTGCAGTGATTTACAGCAGTCAAAGGAAaatcagagagtgtgtgtgtgtgttgagtgtgtgtgtgtgttgtgcatctCTTACCTGTGCTGGAGCTTctgctggttcaggtgtgtttctgCTCTTCTTCTCTGCAGTTCAGCGTGTGTGTGATGTGTCCGCCGGCTGCTTTTATAGCGCTGCACTAATCTGTGGAgctcacagaaacacacagaagGATCAGgagattaacacacacacacacacacacacacacacacacacacacacacacacacacacacagaggagtaTTTTCAGCTCCAGGTGCTGCTGAGGACACCAGTGTGCAAACAGACATGGCTTATTAAGGGCCCTGTgagtctaacacacacacacacactcacacacagtaaAATATCTGCTTCTGTATTTTGAATATATGTTTTCATACTGATTGACGCTCCTTTATTTCTGCTGCTCATTATTACTCGGTTAGTAAGGTAGTGCTTTGGTTTAGGTGTTGATGGAAAATATTAGATCATACCTAAGttctaataaacagccaatatctatAATAAAAGCTTGTAGTTAATAGTGGGATTCTGTATTTAGCGATCATCACTGATTTACTCATTTATTCTGGTGACGCTTTACTAATgcaaggttgcattagttaatgtaattACCAACATGAACACACAATGAGCACTACAttaactacagtatttattaatgtttcttaacatcagttaatggaaatacagttgttcattgttagtttaacTCAGTTCATCAACTAATGTTCACAGGCTTGActttgcattagtaaatgttgaactgccATTAATAAATGCAGAACAGTAAACACATGAACTAACATTGACTAATGaacccttattgtaaagtgtgtccTTTAATCTGGAGATAAATCAGCATGGTTTCatttggatgatgatgatgatgatgatgatgatcagtgTGTCCTGAGCTCAGGTGTGCTGTGAGCTCGCGCTGGTTTATCACAGGTCAGTTTTTCTCCATGCAGAGGTCTGTACACTCTTTCACTGAGTCTGTTTTTAACTCTGAGCAGCTAAAAACACCGTCTGCTGATATTCTGAGAAACACACACCTCATTTACtctgatccacacacacacacacacacacgcacacacacccacacccacacacacacacagatatagaaGAACTTTACTAAATAGAGTTAACAGCTCTAATCCGCAAACAGCTCTGCCCCGACACTGATTAAGGaggctgtgtgtatatatagtgtctGCTTATAGCATGTTATTGTGCTAAtgattatataataatactaataatatacatGAACAATAAGAGTAATGATAATATACATGGAAAATGGTGCAAGAAACTAAAGCATACAGTATGATGtgggaaatactacagtaatctTTACTCTCCTCTCACTGTCTGACCTGCCAATGAGGAGAGCAGAGTAATCTTCTTTTCACTCTGAAGTATCGTGATTTCTCTTCCCCTTTGGaagattattttgattattttaaggaaaaattcacttgattttgactcTATTTCTGGGAATAAGGCAGTATTTGttttgcttgtctggaaaatAGTTCTTGATTTTGAAGAGTTTGTAGGTATTTGGAGTAGAAACGAGACTGTATTTTAGTCAGGGCTGCATTTATGTGTTTAAGGATTTTCTGAGCTGATGATTTTGTGGTCAATATAGAAATATAGAGAGTCTCTGCTCTTCTGTTTATTGATttctgttgatgatgatgatgatgaactcTGAGCTGATCTTCACACGTTGCATAAGTTAAGCATCTCCATAAAAACAGAGCTTCTCTAACTCTCTGAGCTGCTGAGCATTAACTCCATATAAACTCTTAATCTGTCCTACAGTAAACCTGCGGAACTGGAGCAGTGACACATCAGTTTATAAGACACTAATTCTCATCCTCTGATGATATAATGCTGGATTACATGGTAAATGGTGAACAAAAAGACTGTCATCTtctgaatcaggtgtgtgtgtgtgtgcgtgcgtgcgtgcgtgtgtgcgtgtgtgtgtgtgtgtgatcacaaCCAAATCTGCATTTCTGATCTCGCTTTTgcaaattaaagggacagttcacgcaaaaatcTCCTCATTctgcacttgttccaaacctgtttgagtttcaatcttcgttaaaaacaaatgaagatattttgaagaatgctgaaaaccagtaaccaatttaatttgtttttcattctatggaactcaatggttacTGGATTTCAGCATTCATCAAATGATCtgcttctgtgttcaacagaagaaagaagctcattaTGGCACTCGAGGGAGGGTAAATAgagagttttgggtgaactgaccctctAAATTATGCTGCAATATGGTCCACAGAATCACTCATAAGGGTCAGTTTTGTGAAATTGAGATCTGTGGATCATCTGACAGGTCAATAGATTAGCTTATTGATTTTGACAGTGTAGTTGACAACAGAAACATTATTTCTCTTCCAcctttgtcagattattttgcttgttttaaggaaaatctcacttcatttggactcattatttctgaagacaagaagatattttgtgcttgtctagaaaataattTAAGAATCTTTATAAATTTGGACGAGAAATGTGAaaaactttctctttttttttgcagtggagCTGTTCctatacccatgcaacataagagATACCTATACGAAGCTTCTGGAAAAAGGTAATCCTGTAACCCTGTTTTCACTTATATTTGTCCTTGATTTCCCAAATCTTAGTAGATCAACCTGAGCATGAGCTGATATATATTCAAAGCCCTGTCTATTTATATGATCTGTTTGCTTGAATTgagtttttatttgacagattttagacaagctgcacaaaaacacaagtatcccatacattttgaaataaaaactgtcgaggataaaaacacaataaagccctgctTGTTTCCATTGTGATCCTCGCTGTTAAGTAAAAACAAAGCTTCAAAATacagatgatgcataaaacaaacagtaccaccacatttaaaacaggaacaaaattattcacaaatacattcatgcactcattttctttttggattagtccctttattaatatggggtcgccacagtggaatgaaccgccaacttatccagcacatgttttacacagctgttatccttctggctgcaaccctattcacaatacaataacaaataAGAATAAAGCATCCTCATCCACCATGCAAACTGATTATCCTCATCAATCAACCATCTGTGGATCGCCTTTTTTAAACCTCCCAATGGTCTTTCATTTCCTTAATTGATTTTGGTAATTCATTCCACATGACTGCacttatatataaaaacagatttccccccactagacttctaaatttaaataaatattaaaatcccaacccaTAGTACTGTATGTTGATTATGTTGATAGTACTTAATTTTCCACATATCTTTGTTAAAAATCTCCTGATCATTTATAATCTACTAAACATCCCAAATAATTGACAATATTTTTGACTGGATGATCAAATCGTGCTGTTGCTGTATTTATTGCTGCATGTTTTCCATGTTTTCTTCTGTCTCTTGTTTTCTCAGTTTTCTGTCCCAGAATGAAGCTATTCAGCAGAGCAGCGTGTGTTTGTTCAGTGACACgtaccccacacacacacacacacctgcaggttTCACACACACCTCCACCAATCAGCATGCACAGAGAGCGTCACATGCCCAGCGACCGGACCCTCCTCATATAGAGGCCAGCGGTGGGCTTCATCCGTCTCTCCGTTCTTGATCCGTCCATCATGATGAAGATCCTCCTGCTTGTCTGTGTCCTGACGGCGTGTGTGTGCGCAGATCACCACGGTAAGGCTCCAGATGACCGCGGTAAGGCCAGAAACACCTTTGTGTTTTCTCACAGATTTGTTCATTAGACTGAAGCATGCCTGAAGACACTCACTTCAGCAGAGTCAGTGTCAAACACAGCCGATTTGATGATTTCTGCAgcattattgtgattattgcagTATTTACTCAGTGCTGGAAACCACAGCATGGGGATGATGACATAACCGAAGCCCAAACCTCCACCCAAATGAGCAGACGTGTTCAATACTGACTGACAGAAATGATCAGAGGGAGAAGCAGAGCTGAAATAAAGATAATCATGAGCTGCTGCATTAGATTAAAGAAGTGCATATGAAGAGAAACACTGCAGGATTACAGTCCTCAGCCTCACTGAGTGTTGATATGATCAATAATATGATCAATAATAGAGCAGAATGAAGCATCAACACCAGCGCTTGTTCATCAGGAGTCTTCAGTTCCCTCTTCATCATGAGCTGTTAATGCTGTAGATCAGAGCCGTGATGTTATGTTGAAGCATGTGCAtgttgctatgtgtgtgtgttaatgtgtgtgtgttaatgtgtgtgtgttaatgtgtgtgtgtgtgtgtgtgtgtgtgttgacagacAGCGCCCCCCTCAGGCTGGCTGATGCTGCTGCAGCTCAGGCCTTCATTGACTCTGCAGATGTGGCAGTGATCGGCTTCTtccaggtgagtgtgtgtgtgtgtgtgtgtgtgtgtgtgtgtgtgtgtgtgtgtgtgtgtgtgtgagagagagatgttCCTCATGATGGGCCAGTCCAGAAAGCTCCAGTGTTTCCCAGAATGCCTCTGGCGTCCTCTGGCCCAACTCTGAAGCGGAGGCCGGAGCGAGACTGTGGGATTGGCAGATCCAGCGCTCCATAAACAGACGCGGTTCAGCCGGCAGATCcgccacagcacacacacacacacacacacacacacacacacacacacatacccacacagatacatacacacaaaaatacacacagatacatacatacagatgcacacacatacatacacacactcacacacacacacgcccgtCTACAgcagcatctgtgtgtgtgtttccctcaGGATGAGTCTGCGCGCGGACACACAGAGTTTCTGGATGCTGTTAAACAGATGCAGGGACTTCCTGTTGCCCTCTGCAGTGAGAAGGAAGTTTGGGCCAAATATGGCATTTCCTCCGACACCATCTCCGTCTTCAGGaaggtgaaacacacacacacacacacacacacacacacacatctggcaACACATGCAAGCGAGAACAGCGCAGTGAAAAACACAGTGTTTGTTTAAAGCAGCTTCATTTACATAATCtgtaggaacacacacacacacacacacacacacacacgcacactcacacacacacacacacacacacacacacagatgagccTTCCAAGAGTGTGTTCACAATCATCTacagttatgtgtgtgtgtgtgtgtgtgtgtgtgtgtgtgtgtgtgtgtgtgtggatttacccttatttgtttatttgtgtgtgcgcatttgtttGTGGCCTGATGTGAGCGTGTATGTGTATGCATTTACTTGTGTGTGAGcatgcttgtatgtgtgtgtgtgtttctgtgtgtgtatgtatgtgtacacATGCTTATaagtgtttctgttttgtttgtgtgtgtgtgtgttcatacatatgtgtgtgtgcatttatgatgtgtgtgaatgtctgtgtgtgtattcatgcatgtgtatgtgtgtgtgtttatgcatatatagaggtgtgtgtgttcactgttcatgcatatgtgtgtgtttatgcatatgttttaatgcatgtgtgtgtgtttgtgtgtctgtgtgtgtttatgcatatgTTTGTGCGAGGTCATGTGTGTCGCTGTGTGTTGtgatgtttgtgtgtttcagtgtgtgtgtgtgtgtgggtattcatgcatgtgtatgtgtgttcatccatctctgtctctctctctgtgtgtgtgtgtgtgtgtgtgtgtgcgtgtgtgtgtgtgtgtgtgtgtgtgtgtgggtattcatgcatgtgtatgtgtgttcatgcatctctgtctctgtgtgtgtgtgtgtgtgtgtgtgtgtgtgtgtgtgtgtgtgtgtcaggctgATCTTCATCAGGAGCATCTGAAACTCTCTGAGGCCAAGAAGGTGGATTCTGCTGGACTCCTGCGCTTCCTGATCATCAACAACATCAGTTACGTCACAGAGTATAATCAAGCggtactgaacacacacacacacactcatacacacacacacacacacacacacttttcttcTTCTAATGTTAATCTGATTCTATAATTGAGTACTGTAATGAAGATCAGGGCTGAGCAATATATGAACATGAGTGAGACAACACAACATGCACAatcaccgtgtgtgtgtgtgtgtgtgtgcgtgtgcgtgtgcgtgtgcgtgtgcgtgtgtctgtgtgtgtgcgtgtgtctgtgtgtgtgcgtgtgtgtgtgtgtgtgtgtgtgtgtgtgtgtgtgcgtgcgtgcgtgtgtgcgtgtgtgtgtgtgtgtgtgtcagtctgcAGTGGGCATCTTCCAGTCGTCAGTAAAGACTCATGTTCTGCTGGTGTGTGCCGGCGGTCGCTCCTCTTCAGACCCGCAGCAGAAACTCTTCAGAGATCTGGCAGTGAAGTACGCTGGGAAGGTAAAACACCACGTTTACCTGCTTTACCTGTTTACCTGTTTCCTGCTGTACCTGCTGTACCCCACAGTGAAAGTGTTGACGAGGGAGATGATGAGCTCGAGTCTCAGCGCTTTACTGTCTAATGGGATTAAGAGCTTCTGTATTACACAAGAGCTCCAGTGaccctaatacacacacacacacacacacacacacacacacacacacacacacacacacacacacacacacatcaaatcaTTCCAGAATCTTCAGGAATAACACATCAATACACACACAGATTAATATAATGTGAATGTAAtgtgtgtcagtcagtcagtctccttcagcttagtctcttattcatcagaagtcgccactgcagaatgaaccgccaactattccagcatatgttttacacagcggatacccttccagctgcaacccagtattgggaaacacccatacacactcattcacacacacacacgcacacacacacacacacacacacactcatacactacggctaatttagttcatcaattcccctatagcgcatgtgtttggactggaatcagtgaccttctcgctgtgaggcctCCGttataaccactgagccatcatgtcgcCCAGTCTTAATCTAAGAAAGCCTCTTTAAAACACTTCCACATTATTTTGCTCAAGCATTGACTGAAGATTGTAGTATTTCAGCTTCAGAAGTAACCGAGTGTACCTGAACGCTACAGAAATAAGTCCATCGTAAGATGTGTGTACTGCAGAGGAGATCATAACCTTTCATAACCACTGAGGATCTGTTATTACAGCACTGAACAGGGAAGTTCATCATGCAAAAATATACAGCATGCAAATTAAAgcacactgtttatttaaaacagcTTCATTTACATAAACTGCTGAAACACACAAGACTGCTGAAACACACAAGACTGCTGAAACAGCGTTCAGACTGGCAGAGCAGCGTTCTGTCATCGTTACAGCTCATATTACATCACACATGATGGATGAGTTCTATCAGTGACACACTTTAAATACGCTATCTCACACACGTTATGCATATTAAACTTGATGTTAATGCAGTGATATTAATTTTATTGGTTTGATAACATGTCAGagtaattattttagaataataAGTGTGTGGCGTTCATAATGTTAGACTTTGAGTTGTTTCATATCTGCTCGTCTGTTTAGATGTAATATCATTTTAATAGAGTTTTTAATGTGATTCATGtttaatttaaatcatatttatatttttatattatattatattatggcatcatggtggtgcagttggtagcatgttcgcctcacagcaagtaggtcgctggttcgagccccagctgggtccaGTTGgctataggtaggcccacacggactctgcgcgtgcagaattacACAGAGTTCCACAGATTTTTAgaccatcattgattctgtttattggcatatttgtaaatgtgtgtaaatctttattcagttagtaatattattgacgtatgtgaaaatgttcatataagtTATTAACAGTGCAGTGTGTTCAGTCATATTCTCTGTGctttatatagatattatatgagagacttgctttgtttaccaaataaagtgaatctaattggatttgcattgtgaacattgaattgggagggctaaattggctgtagtgtatgagtgtatgtgtgtgtatgagtgtgtatgggtgtttcccagtgatgagttgcggctggaggggcatctgctgtgtaaaacatatactgaataagttggcaCTTGAGTGAATATAAACACTTGAGTGGTATAAATACACccgaaagaagatatttcaaagaatgttggaaaccggtaactattgactttgaTTGGAAAAACAACTACCATGGAGTTCAATGGTTActgattttcaacattctttaaaatatacttattttgtgttcagcagaagaaagaaactcataaaggtttataaacaCTTGAGTGGTATTAATTACacgcaaaagaagataatttgaagaatgttggaaactggtaaccattgacttcctcaggttcatttcgctgtggtgaatCAATGAAATAGACACAtagtgattaataaagggactaagctgaagaaaaatgaatgaataaatattatcacagcaagaaggtctctggttcgagtctcggctgggtcagtgtgtgtttctgtgtggagtttgcatgttctccccgtgttggtgtgggtttcctccgggtgctccggtttcccccacagtccaaacacatgcgctataggggaactgatcaactaaactggctgtagtgtatgagtgtgtgaatgagtgtgtgtgtgtgtgttagaatgagtgtgtgtgggtgtttcccagtactgggttgcagcgggaaggtcatccactgtgtgaaacatatgctggaatagttagtggttcattctgctgt
Above is a window of Danio aesculapii chromosome 6, fDanAes4.1, whole genome shotgun sequence DNA encoding:
- the LOC130230335 gene encoding endoplasmic reticulum resident protein 27: MMKILLLVCVLTACVCADHHDSAPLRLADAAAAQAFIDSADVAVIGFFQDESARGHTEFLDAVKQMQGLPVALCSEKEVWAKYGISSDTISVFRKADLHQEHLKLSEAKKVDSAGLLRFLIINNISYVTEYNQASAVGIFQSSVKTHVLLVCAGGRSSSDPQQKLFRDLAVKYAGKLLFILVNGADKSNSRVLEYFSLKSADLPRVGLYDVTLDQKWLMAAGEITTERVQNFCDSFLDGELQKQRDAEDKTEL
- the LOC130230339 gene encoding retinal rod rhodopsin-sensitive cGMP 3',5'-cyclic phosphodiesterase subunit gamma-like, which codes for MDVAEPVEKRGGPPKFKQRTTRTFKSKAPKPGQKGFGDDIPGMEGLGTDITVVCPWEAFGDMELSDLAKYGIL